gatacatctatgatatagtatagtatgtagaagtaggcagtgtacagagtatgataggggttgaaaattctcacaatgtcacagtaaagtacaggtaagtgtatcgcgcgcacgcgcacacgcaccaagaggtttcccggtctggtccagctctggcatctcaggcagtccagtccccaatgattctcaggggtgatagcagtccggcgccgcgccggaaatccggcgtagggtggctgtagaaaaaaaaaaatctgtccccaatattaataaaataataaattatCGCGTGTGTCTTCATTAATGTACGGTggaaataaatgagcgcgcaacagccagTTGTAAGAGATgtgaaaggaacccaaatgagcagcagcccataacattgtatcatcccgacacctTAACAGCTGTAACATGTAAACAAAAATAGTTCTATGTCTCGAGTcactcaccaccagcaccactggcAGCAGAAGCGGCATTGCAAAAATACAATGTTAGCACAAAACCGCATGGCTTGCTTGCTTTGTGATTTGGGTGTGTTAAACCATGTGGATGTAGGCCTAAGTGGAATACTTGTACAGTTATGTGACAAAGATAAAGTTTGAAGGTAAGGCAATTTGGTTATTATTTGCCCGCTGTATGTTGGCGTGTCGCCTCATGCTTGGAAATCATTGAGAGAATATGTTTGAAATAGATTCGGCTGTCCTCattcatgtgcgctaaatgacggTGCAATGTTGACCAACTTTGATGGAAGTAGAAGTAGTTTCTTTCAAAAAAGtttgtatgctcaaaacggtaggctaggCTATGCCAGTCATGATAATGTTGCTTCTTGATGCATTGCGTTATgttgtctgcattggaatagcggctaccatttgCTACAATGCCCAAATGACCGTGGACTGCTTGAaattggatcgctaatgtttcacATTTGAGACATGGCTTAACCTGCAACTGCAACTAGTGTGTGACTACTttggaatggattgaatcgaccAGTCTGCATAACGGATGTATCAAGGTTTACAATTTACCACTTAAGAATGATTTTGGCAACCCAGTGTGAGCTGGGTTCGTGGATTGTGGACTGTTGATTGaaggatggtgttttgcgtcattcctagACAATCCATGTGtcaaaaactgatttcagggagatgttcagAATAGTTTTGCTGATTGATCATCCAACCAGCGCGCGCTCTGTCATGCTGGGTGAAActcaaacagcctcgcacaggttcaccctttctctcgcgcgcgctccctCTCGTAGCCCGTCTGTGTACTCGAATCgaattattccacgcacgatgcacaggttacCTTTCCTGCACGCTCTCACTGGTATTATAAAAAAGGGTGATACGTTAGCCCGACTCGAGGGCAGGGagcaattatcaatatcagacaCTCCCATCATTAACGTATTGGCATGTCTGCGTTCCATTTCATGTGGCCAGGCCACCGTgtcctagacatgcagtgaatgttcatctttttGTCATGCCCCTGGGGTATTTTCAAGTAGGCTAGTTTAATtcggtctttgtttttgttgttttctgttgttatcTTTGCAACTTATACATTGTAATGTGTGCACGCGATTGATTTTCATGTCTTTTAAGTGACGACAAGCCAATGCGAAAGacacgcagtagtcacacagtagTCACTGTCCTTTCCGTAATAACCAGAGCCGGTTCCGACATCTGTGGAGTCCGAAATtagcgatgtgaacgtgggcctacaTGTAGCCAATTATGCGCTTGTCCCCTAAATATTTCATGTAAATAATGGGCGTTTCCCTACAGCTGGAAGGCAGGGGTTGATGGATAGACCATGGGGCCATGAGTATCTAAACATAGGCTACACTATATCAGGAAGTAGACAAGTTATATgaacaatgtcccaatgaaaatgaaatgaatcagCACAGGAAAAGTATATTACAGTGTAGTCTATAAGACAATGtagttactgtaggctacttttttgtagtattgccccctactgacctgtaggtgtggctgctacataGGCCCCTATGCAGCTTTGAGTTAGCCTAATTCATGTGGTAAAATATGTGTgctaccatgttttcagaaatgcattctggtgtttaaatgttgcattgtggttcaatacccacctcaataactatactgcaacatcacaagcctagaatagTTTTCTAACTGCATTCGTTGGTAtttgtttttacagctagaattgaacgtggccAGCTTCTTTCAGTCAATCTTAAGGGCTATAGCCTAACAAGATGAAAATGatgtgtgttttcgtgaataagaCATGAGACAAAAATGAAAGCATCTCAAATGAGACTATTAAATGATTGAATAGTGTGTCAAAATTGGCCTTGTATGTGACATATGTGACCCGTCATTGgaacaggaaaaaagttcaggctcaggattttttttcactatcacccctggattcttcttagtgtccttctgggtgttgttaaacagctgaattgcccatgggacaaaggacttccttagtctgttagtcctgcaggtgaaagcacggagtctgtggctgaacagactcagttggttagtgaaggtggcgttaagggggtgatgctgattgtccataatagagtctagtctgctcagtgttctgctctcggttattgaggtaagtgtctccagctccatgcccaccactgatcccgccttcctcaccagtctgtcaaggcgtccagcatctctcttcctgatgcttcctcctaTTACACACCGTTCCGGTCCTAGACTTTCATCGGGTAAATTTACACTGTCTAGGACTGAAACATTGTTTATGAcagaaaacagcaaaatggtcagtgtgcaggagatTTATCAAATAGTCAAAGGTGCATTTCTCCATCTACTTCATGCATTTTTCTACTCTACATCTACTCTCCTCAAACCTTTCCAGCggagacccccttttggacttttaACGATTCATGATTGTTTTCACTTACAAAATGAGGGTGTAAcagagtcaaatgttctatcaaacagcttcctttgtggaggtctgcactctctgagtgcatttctagttactagTGCTGCTGTTCCTGTTGCATATGTTCAACTTTGAGTTCCGCAATGATGCGAAAGCAAACTATGAAATAAAACAAGAATGTGCTGCCTAACACTGACAGAAGGTGGTGATCAAGGACGTACTGTCAGTGGTTCCTTTTTTTGActcgggaccccattttgacaacaCACATTTCTGGAGACCCTGGCCCATACACATTTATTGTACTACactaaaaaaacacaactgagtTAACTTGTAGGGTATTatacctatatatatatttatgaaaAGCTTAGGTTGTCTGCTGTGTTTCAATCTGAATATGAATTAGTTATTGTCTTATATTCATTAGTGATATTTATTATCAGTGTTCTTTTTTcaaacctagacatttcaggaGACCCCATTTGAACCTGACccaagtgttgaaaaacactgtacTAGGTGCTTACTGTACATCCCACAATGACTTCTTTGCTTTATGAATTTCACAATTTGTCGATTGTCAATATTTTTGATAGTCAATACTATGTCTCCATGGAGTTGTGTGTAAATGATTGACATGCTTAagtgtctccactctgctctgcttctTGTCGCCTCCCCAGGTAAGATGACGACTCCGTTCGCGGGGCCGTACGCCTCCACGAAGTTCGCTCTGGGCGGCTTCTTTGGCACCATGCAGCATGAGCTGGCGATGCAGCATAGCAACGTGTCCGTCAGCATCGTCACCCTCGGCCTCATCGACACACAAACCGCCTTGGACAAGATACGGTGAGTTGCACCACTAAGCCGGTTTGGGAGTGTGTCTATCTTCCCAAAGCCAtttggtcccacatcacttaGACTTTTATAATATTTTTTTAGGCGCATTGGTCCATATTCTGGGTGCTTCATATTACCACATTTCTAAGGTGCGGTTTATacctagcaggatatttttaaataggATATATTCTTTTTCCTGTTAAGGTGGAAACGCATCAtgaggataaaaataaaaactctattGTAATCGATGCATGTTACCCCTAGCACCCTCTTGCATGCCCCCCAGGGGATCTTCCCCGGCGCCCACTTTGAACACAAGTAGGCTAGTTATCCCAGTAGGCAATGCAGTGTTTATCAACCTTTCTTCAGTCATGGCAACCTTTACATCATTGTTTCTCAAAGAGTGGCATGCATTCCCCCCTAGTGGGACACAGAGGTATTGCAGGGGGAGGCTTGTGAAATCAGGGTTTaaatttcatttctttttttttacttgttttcTTCATTTATTATTTTGCCATTAAGTAAACACATTCACTCAGAAACTGAATTTCATTCAGAGGCCTTTTTTAGAATAAAAATATTGTCCTTTATTCTGGGCAATGCTGTATTTTCTTAAATGTGTGGCCTCAATTTAGACTTATTAACCTCAgagtgtcacagaagtgagtacaatCTTGGCCTGGGTCCCTTACCgacccttcctcgtctctctctatcGGACGTTTCCTGTCTctaaaactgtcctgtcactaataaagtctaaacccccccaaaaaaatatctttaaaaaaaggaaaaagaagcgAATACAAACTTCACGGTGTTGCTGCTTTGCAAGTGTATCTCTTCATGTGAAAAcatttaaagatgtcctctcatcgttatttcattaataccgCTGTGTCCCgcattgttattgaatgcgttatgcgttggtcctgtttaaaaATCGTTTTGGTTGCTtagtttcaagccgtttttgcaagctagaaaggtggcttgtggacaaacgaGAGGGTCTTCCAGGTTCCGTCtctggctccctcctcctgctctacaGAGAGATTCTAAAGATTATAAACTCGCCAcatccccgggtggtactgcactttaGGGGCGCCAACTGAggtgtgcaggctccattcagggctgtcctctctcgacagcgacctaggcgaactgcaggcatgggtcgacTAGAGTGGGGAGGCTGTCTATGTAAACTGACtgtttttgaaaacaagcagaaaataaTTACTCAACATATTTTTAGAATATGTACTTATGTCTTGTTTCTTGTGCAGGGGTTACACGGACGTCACCCCGTGGCCGGCCAGCGAGGCGGCCCTGCACATCATCAAGGCGGGGGCGACACGGCAGACGGAGACCTATTACCCATGGTTCCACTGGCTCACCTGCTTCTTCCGAGACTGGTTCCCTGCACAGAGGGACATGATGATCCGGATGTCCTTCAGGATACCCCAAAACTGATCTCACAGACGCAGAGATGTACATAACACTcgaactttaccatgacaaggccccccactaTGCTGATACattccatccatttttttttgccagatggaaaatgctgaatcattgtttttgggaggaaatgatcATACGAGATCCTAATTGTTGTATCAAGGCATCTAAATggactgaatgacaactctgaaattatcgtatatCACTTTTTTTGATCGAACAGAGTACAAAATATACAGAATTGTGGTACAAATAcaaatggtacaaatacgataattatcgtacatcactGGACAACACTGGATCCTGCAGACGCAGAGATGTAATTTACACATGCAgggtagaccaggggtccccaaactttaccatgacaaggcccctcatATGCCGATATATTCCATTCCGTGTTTTTGTACGTACCATTATTGAAAAAGTCAAAcatatagttaaaaaaaaaaaattaaaaaaaggaaaagccGCGTCGATCccacagacacagagatgcacagtggagtgttgccagattgggcagtgtTCCCGctgaattgggctgcttaggatggccatctgctgGTAAAAACTGGTAAGAATGGCATTTGGGCGtagcctggttgtcacagacggtgtgtttgtgtacacaaactacttCTGGTAGCACTGAAGTTAGCATGCCGTTCTCGAGTCACAAAACAAATGGTGCATATTGCTACTC
This genomic interval from Engraulis encrasicolus isolate BLACKSEA-1 chromosome 16, IST_EnEncr_1.0, whole genome shotgun sequence contains the following:
- the LOC134466137 gene encoding hydroxysteroid 11-beta-dehydrogenase 1-like protein, producing the protein MNLKIKLGLLAALVTAYTWRDTFDPESVRGKRVLVTGASMGIGEQMAYRYAELGAQIVITARSQNSLKKVVERCLELGAQKALYVMGDMSIPTDPERVLREATELLVSTTQCLHSALLLVASPGKMTTPFAGPYASTKFALGGFFGTMQHELAMQHSNVSVSIVTLGLIDTQTALDKIRGYTDVTPWPASEAALHIIKAGATRQTETYYPWFHWLTCFFRDWFPAQRDMMIRMSFRIPQN